Proteins co-encoded in one Corynebacterium tuberculostearicum genomic window:
- a CDS encoding HAD-IIA family hydrolase, whose protein sequence is MISYLSDMDGVLIKEGEMIPGADKFIQALKDNDIEYMVLTNNSMSTPRDLSARLRNTGLDIPAERIWTSATATANFLSSQVSSSKAYVVGESGLTTAMHEAGWILTNDDPDFVVLGETRTYSFEAITNAINLIRDGARFIATNPDVTGPAPEGVLPATGAVAALITAATNREPYYVGKPNPVMMRSALNHIGAHSEHTLMIGDRMDTDVKAGLEAGMRTVLVRSGISDDREISRYPYRPSAVLKSVAELPEKILDPFAEVN, encoded by the coding sequence ATGATTTCTTATCTATCCGATATGGACGGCGTTCTTATCAAAGAAGGCGAGATGATCCCTGGCGCGGATAAATTCATCCAAGCGCTCAAGGATAATGACATCGAGTACATGGTACTGACTAATAACTCCATGTCTACCCCGCGGGATCTTTCTGCTCGCCTGCGCAACACTGGCCTGGATATTCCGGCAGAACGCATCTGGACCTCCGCCACTGCTACCGCGAATTTTCTTTCCAGCCAGGTAAGCTCCAGCAAGGCCTATGTGGTGGGCGAATCCGGACTGACCACCGCCATGCACGAAGCCGGCTGGATCCTCACTAACGATGACCCAGACTTCGTGGTGCTTGGTGAAACCCGTACTTATTCCTTTGAAGCCATCACCAACGCCATCAATCTCATCCGCGATGGCGCGCGTTTTATCGCGACCAACCCGGATGTTACCGGCCCGGCTCCTGAGGGGGTACTGCCGGCCACCGGTGCCGTGGCCGCGCTGATTACCGCCGCTACCAACCGCGAGCCTTATTACGTGGGCAAGCCCAATCCAGTCATGATGCGCTCGGCGCTTAATCACATCGGCGCACACTCAGAGCACACCTTAATGATTGGTGACCGCATGGATACGGACGTCAAGGCAGGCCTCGAGGCCGGCATGCGTACTGTTTTGGTGCGCTCCGGAATTTCGGATGATCGGGAAATTTCCCGCTACCCTTACCGCCCTTCTGCCGTGCTGAAATCCGTGGCGGAGCTACCGGAGAAGATCCTGGATCCGTTCGCAGAAGTTAACTAG
- a CDS encoding SURF1 family cytochrome oxidase biogenesis protein, translating to MLKTFLKPGWVLLLLFVVAFSYLAFTVLAPWQLGKDDDIVERNELITHAYEADPQPVEDLVDDNGAIKNDEWSRATLHGHYLPQDEVLLRLRPAESGPSYQSLVPFRTDSGLTILVNRGWVKAGEGNAVPDIPDAPSGETTLTGMIRADEAQHQTAPIKQEGYQQVYSIHTEQISSLIDAPLAHDYIQLSADQPGVLNPMPIPQLDRGNHLSYGYQWIAFGIMAPLGLGYFVWSEIRERRRLREEEEALAALDADASAPSDPATAETPAADHTSAEPTAGTDSAPSEHAAAHDDSSSVPAASSSHAASRRNRSRYGDSKPNHYAKLNKRRRERY from the coding sequence ATGCTAAAGACGTTCCTTAAGCCGGGTTGGGTTCTACTGCTGCTATTCGTCGTGGCATTTTCCTACCTTGCTTTTACCGTCCTCGCCCCGTGGCAGCTGGGCAAGGACGATGACATTGTGGAACGCAACGAGCTCATCACCCACGCCTATGAGGCTGACCCCCAGCCAGTAGAAGACCTCGTGGATGACAATGGCGCTATCAAGAACGATGAGTGGTCCCGCGCCACCCTGCACGGCCACTACCTGCCGCAGGATGAGGTGCTGCTGCGCCTGCGCCCGGCCGAGTCTGGACCGTCCTACCAATCCTTGGTGCCTTTCCGTACCGATTCCGGCTTAACCATCTTGGTCAACCGCGGCTGGGTGAAGGCCGGTGAGGGCAACGCCGTGCCGGATATTCCTGACGCGCCTTCTGGCGAGACCACCTTGACCGGCATGATCCGCGCCGATGAAGCCCAGCACCAGACCGCCCCCATTAAGCAGGAGGGCTACCAGCAGGTCTACTCCATCCATACGGAACAGATTTCCTCGCTTATCGACGCCCCCTTGGCCCACGACTACATCCAACTCTCCGCCGATCAGCCCGGCGTGCTCAACCCCATGCCCATCCCGCAGCTCGATCGCGGCAACCACCTCTCCTACGGCTACCAGTGGATTGCCTTTGGCATCATGGCCCCGCTGGGCTTGGGTTACTTCGTGTGGTCCGAAATCCGGGAGCGCCGCCGCCTGCGCGAGGAGGAAGAGGCACTCGCTGCCCTCGACGCCGATGCCTCTGCCCCATCCGATCCCGCCACTGCTGAGACCCCTGCTGCGGACCACACCTCCGCAGAGCCAACGGCCGGCACCGACTCCGCCCCCAGCGAGCATGCAGCCGCGCACGACGATTCCTCGTCCGTTCCCGCCGCATCCTCCTCGCACGCCGCCAGCCGACGCAATCGCTCCCGCTACGGCGACTCGAAGCCGAATCACTACGCCAAGCTAAACAAGCGCCGCCGCGAGCGCTACTAA
- a CDS encoding low molecular weight protein-tyrosine-phosphatase, with product MTETDTRSGLYLVFVCTGNICRSPMAEIIVRDEMEKDMLDLVATVDSCGLGGWHVGQGADERAVAELRRGGHDGGSHRAAKLSAEHMEADLFIAMDKGHREALLEHGVDPNKIRLMRSFDPNSPEDADVADPYYGSAANFETTRKNIEAAVPGLLDWIRANRD from the coding sequence ATGACCGAGACCGATACCCGCTCCGGCCTTTACCTCGTTTTTGTTTGCACCGGAAATATCTGCCGCTCCCCCATGGCAGAAATCATCGTGCGCGATGAAATGGAAAAGGACATGCTAGACCTCGTCGCCACCGTAGATTCCTGCGGCCTCGGCGGCTGGCATGTAGGCCAGGGCGCGGACGAACGCGCAGTTGCCGAACTGCGCCGCGGCGGCCACGATGGTGGTTCCCACCGCGCGGCCAAGCTGAGCGCCGAACACATGGAGGCCGATCTCTTCATCGCTATGGACAAAGGCCACCGCGAGGCCCTCCTTGAGCACGGCGTCGATCCGAACAAAATCCGCCTGATGCGCAGCTTTGACCCCAATTCCCCGGAAGACGCGGACGTGGCAGACCCGTATTACGGTTCCGCAGCGAATTTTGAGACCACGCGTAAGAATATCGAGGCCGCCGTGCCTGGCCTGCTGGATTGGATTCGCGCTAACCGCGACTAA
- a CDS encoding serine hydrolase domain-containing protein, with product MSEFSQISQWPADTVAGALLYRGEVIETVGDTAREFPVASITKLVAAYAVMMAVEEGAVELQQPAGPEGSTLEHLLAHASGISFDSREPQKPVGERRIYSSAGYEWAAEIVAEATGMDFAEYLREGILAPLGMELTRLEGSAGHGLVSTVEDLAAFAAEVQNPQLLHPSTVADMRRVHFGGLRGIVPGYGSFKDCTWGLGFEIHGNKDHWMGALPADAAGHFGMSGTYLWVAGDYAMVALTNRDFGEWCKPLWHDANTAIWNSL from the coding sequence ATGAGTGAATTTAGCCAAATTAGCCAGTGGCCCGCGGACACGGTGGCTGGAGCCCTGCTGTACCGCGGCGAGGTCATAGAAACGGTAGGGGATACCGCCCGCGAGTTTCCGGTGGCGTCAATAACCAAGCTGGTGGCTGCTTATGCGGTGATGATGGCCGTGGAGGAAGGTGCGGTGGAGCTGCAGCAGCCTGCCGGCCCAGAAGGCTCGACGCTGGAGCACCTCTTAGCACACGCCTCCGGCATCTCCTTCGACTCGCGGGAGCCACAAAAGCCGGTGGGCGAGCGCCGCATTTATTCTTCGGCCGGCTATGAATGGGCCGCGGAAATCGTTGCTGAGGCAACGGGCATGGACTTTGCCGAGTACCTGCGCGAAGGCATATTGGCTCCGCTGGGCATGGAGTTGACCCGGCTCGAAGGCTCGGCCGGCCATGGTTTGGTTTCCACAGTGGAGGATCTCGCGGCCTTTGCCGCGGAAGTCCAGAACCCGCAGTTGCTGCACCCCTCTACCGTGGCCGATATGCGCCGCGTGCACTTCGGCGGGTTGCGCGGCATCGTTCCGGGTTATGGCAGCTTTAAGGATTGCACTTGGGGCCTGGGCTTTGAAATCCATGGCAACAAAGACCACTGGATGGGCGCCCTGCCTGCGGACGCCGCCGGTCACTTCGGCATGTCCGGCACCTACCTCTGGGTGGCAGGCGACTATGCCATGGTGGCGCTTACGAACCGCGACTTTGGTGAATGGTGCAAGCCGCTCTGGCACGATGCGAATACCGCCATCTGGAACTCCTTATGA
- the aceE gene encoding pyruvate dehydrogenase (acetyl-transferring), homodimeric type — protein sequence MAEKDATKGDSNFPLIRDGVASYLHDNDPEETREWMDSLDGLLDHSDPERARYLMLRLLERATAKRVELPSLTSTDFVNTIPTTMEPEFPGDEELEKRYRRWIRWNAAIMVHRAQRPGIGVGGHISTYAGAAPLYEVGLNHFFKGKDDPSGGDQVFFQGHASPGMYARAYMEGRLSEKDLDSFRQEVSRGEGEGLPSYPHPRLMPWFWEFPTVSMGLGPINAIYQARFNKYLETRGIKDTSKQHVWAFLGDGEMDEPESRGLLQIASLYELDNLTFVVNCNLQRLDGPVRGNTQIIQELESFFRGAGWEVIKVIWGRGWDQLLEKDTEGALVNVMNTTSDGDYQTFKANDGAYVREHFFGRDERTLKLVEDMSDDEIWALRRGGHDYRKVYAAYARALEHKGTGKPTVILAHTIKGYGLGHNFEGRNATHQMKKLTLDDLKRFRDKQEIPFSDEELEKDPYLPPYYHPGKDSPEIKYMLERRKELGGFLPERREEFTPLEAPELDKLRSVRKGSGKQEVATTMALVRTFKELMRNKELGKRVVPIIPDEARTFGMDSWFPTMKIWNPRGQNYVPVDHDLMLSYREATDGQIMHEGISEAGAAASFTAAATSYATQGEAMIPLYIFYSMFGFQRTGDAFWAAGDQMGRGFIIGATAGRTTLTGEGLQHMDGHSPVLAATNPAVVSYDPAFGYEVAHLVTRGIERMYGKDNEAIMYYLTVYNEPVHQPAEPEDLDVEGLHKGIYHYNTAEGGSIAANILASGVGVHEALRAQQLLAENFDVKASIFSVTSWNELARDGARRNKEALRKGEEPTEAFATSQLKGYEGPFVGVSDFTTELQEQIRPYVPGTYITLGADGFGFSDTREGARRYFNIDAESIVVAVLDGLAREGKIERSVVEKAAKDLKLDDPTATTHIEE from the coding sequence ATGGCCGAGAAGGACGCCACCAAGGGCGACTCCAACTTCCCGCTCATCCGCGACGGCGTTGCATCGTATCTTCACGATAATGATCCAGAAGAGACCCGCGAGTGGATGGACTCCCTCGATGGCCTGCTGGATCACTCCGATCCGGAGCGCGCACGCTACCTGATGCTGCGCCTGCTTGAGCGCGCTACTGCGAAGCGCGTTGAGCTGCCTTCGTTGACGTCCACGGACTTCGTCAACACCATTCCCACCACCATGGAGCCGGAGTTTCCTGGTGACGAGGAGCTTGAAAAGCGCTACCGCCGCTGGATTCGCTGGAACGCGGCGATTATGGTCCACCGCGCACAGCGCCCAGGAATCGGCGTCGGCGGCCACATCTCCACCTACGCGGGCGCTGCCCCGCTCTATGAGGTGGGTCTAAACCACTTCTTCAAGGGCAAGGACGATCCCTCGGGCGGCGACCAAGTCTTCTTCCAGGGCCATGCTTCCCCGGGCATGTACGCCCGCGCATACATGGAAGGCCGCCTGAGCGAAAAGGATCTGGATAGCTTCCGCCAAGAAGTCTCCCGTGGCGAGGGCGAAGGCCTGCCGTCCTACCCGCACCCGCGCCTGATGCCATGGTTCTGGGAATTCCCCACCGTGTCCATGGGCTTGGGCCCGATTAACGCTATTTACCAGGCACGTTTTAATAAGTACCTGGAAACCCGCGGCATTAAGGACACCTCCAAGCAGCACGTTTGGGCCTTCTTGGGCGATGGCGAGATGGACGAGCCGGAATCCCGCGGCTTGCTGCAGATCGCTTCCCTCTACGAGCTGGATAACCTCACCTTCGTGGTCAACTGCAACCTGCAGCGCCTGGACGGACCGGTTCGCGGCAATACCCAGATCATCCAGGAGCTGGAGTCCTTCTTCCGCGGCGCCGGCTGGGAGGTCATCAAGGTTATTTGGGGCCGCGGCTGGGATCAGCTGTTGGAAAAGGACACCGAAGGTGCCCTCGTCAACGTCATGAACACTACTTCCGACGGCGACTACCAGACCTTCAAGGCGAACGACGGCGCCTATGTGCGCGAGCACTTCTTCGGCCGCGATGAGCGCACGCTCAAGCTGGTAGAAGACATGTCCGATGATGAGATTTGGGCGCTGCGCCGCGGCGGCCACGATTACCGCAAGGTATATGCCGCCTACGCCCGCGCGCTGGAGCACAAGGGCACCGGCAAGCCAACCGTCATCTTGGCGCACACCATTAAGGGCTACGGCTTGGGCCACAACTTCGAGGGCCGCAACGCTACCCACCAGATGAAGAAGCTGACCCTGGATGACCTGAAGCGCTTCCGCGATAAGCAGGAGATCCCCTTCTCCGATGAAGAGCTGGAAAAGGATCCGTACCTGCCGCCGTATTACCACCCAGGTAAGGACTCTCCGGAGATCAAGTACATGCTAGAGCGTCGCAAAGAGCTCGGCGGCTTCCTGCCGGAGCGCCGCGAGGAGTTCACTCCGCTTGAGGCACCTGAGCTGGATAAGCTGCGCTCGGTGCGCAAGGGTTCCGGCAAGCAGGAGGTAGCCACCACCATGGCTCTGGTGCGCACCTTCAAGGAGCTCATGCGCAATAAGGAGCTGGGCAAGCGCGTCGTGCCGATCATTCCGGACGAGGCCCGCACCTTCGGCATGGACTCCTGGTTCCCCACCATGAAGATTTGGAACCCGCGCGGCCAGAACTACGTGCCGGTTGACCATGATCTGATGCTTTCTTACCGCGAGGCAACCGACGGCCAGATCATGCACGAGGGCATTTCTGAGGCCGGCGCCGCTGCTTCCTTTACCGCCGCAGCCACCTCCTACGCCACCCAGGGCGAGGCCATGATTCCGCTGTACATCTTCTACTCGATGTTCGGCTTCCAACGCACCGGCGATGCTTTCTGGGCAGCTGGCGACCAAATGGGCCGCGGCTTCATCATCGGCGCTACCGCCGGCCGCACCACCTTGACCGGAGAGGGCCTGCAGCACATGGACGGCCACTCCCCTGTCTTGGCCGCTACCAACCCGGCTGTAGTTTCCTATGACCCAGCCTTTGGCTACGAGGTTGCTCACTTGGTCACCCGCGGCATTGAGCGCATGTACGGCAAGGACAACGAGGCCATCATGTACTACCTCACCGTCTACAACGAGCCGGTGCACCAGCCGGCCGAGCCGGAGGACCTGGACGTGGAGGGCCTGCACAAGGGCATCTACCACTACAACACCGCAGAGGGTGGCTCCATTGCTGCCAATATCTTGGCTTCCGGCGTGGGCGTGCACGAGGCGCTGCGCGCGCAGCAGCTGCTTGCCGAGAACTTCGATGTCAAGGCCTCCATCTTCTCCGTCACCTCCTGGAACGAGCTGGCCCGCGACGGTGCCCGCCGCAATAAGGAGGCCCTGCGCAAGGGCGAGGAGCCGACCGAGGCATTTGCTACCTCTCAGCTCAAGGGCTACGAGGGTCCGTTCGTTGGTGTCTCTGACTTCACCACCGAGCTGCAGGAGCAGATTCGCCCTTACGTCCCGGGAACCTATATCACCTTGGGTGCGGATGGCTTCGGCTTCTCCGATACTCGCGAGGGTGCACGTCGCTACTTCAACATCGATGCCGAGTCCATCGTCGTCGCTGTACTCGATGGGCTTGCTCGTGAGGGCAAGATTGAGCGCTCCGTCGTTGAGAAGGCTGCCAAGGACCTTAAGCTGGATGATCCGACTGCAACCACGCACATTGAGGAGTAG
- a CDS encoding acyl carrier protein — protein sequence MANDLSAQLQAKFNASAPEKEPERDTLGQLIALISKVTGTEEDLSRDTRLKDIGVESLDLVELTVRAEETFQVRFSEETMLNCETIGDIAEYVEDHQ from the coding sequence ATGGCAAACGACCTCAGCGCCCAATTGCAGGCAAAGTTCAACGCGAGCGCGCCGGAAAAGGAGCCGGAGCGAGATACGCTCGGCCAGCTCATCGCGCTTATCAGCAAGGTCACCGGTACCGAGGAAGACCTGAGCCGGGATACGCGCCTGAAGGATATCGGCGTGGAGTCGCTGGATCTGGTGGAGCTAACCGTGCGCGCGGAAGAGACCTTCCAAGTGCGATTTTCTGAGGAAACGATGCTCAACTGCGAAACCATCGGCGATATTGCCGAGTATGTGGAGGATCACCAATGA
- a CDS encoding alpha/beta fold hydrolase produces the protein MALRKRSSIVARSWLKRLRPTHRAELEKLYGGLHDPSTEPGLTQISASGTVDHDGLDIAWYEVGREDASVTVVFIHGYCLSAESYYDQANYLRDRNARALLVDFRGHGQSTTVGPEECTIDAAADDVLAVIRERAPRGSLVVVGHSLGGMVALNLIRRAPAEIYERIKGALLISTSMRRFAAKGVAQILQSKSLHSLYRLCLRLPGRVDNARFEVARFIAPLFAATLAGFPQMEKLQFHVAMLLDTPLASYSGFFDDLLEHAEYGAAERLAQLQGEVVVGTADIVTPRSQSEVLCQHWPAADLHTVKGSGHMVILEEPGAISEALGRVLDAISVGRQ, from the coding sequence ATGGCATTGAGAAAACGTTCTTCCATTGTCGCGCGTAGTTGGCTCAAACGATTGCGCCCCACGCACCGCGCTGAACTAGAAAAACTCTATGGCGGATTGCACGACCCCTCTACGGAGCCTGGCCTTACCCAGATCAGCGCTTCCGGCACGGTGGACCACGATGGCCTCGATATTGCGTGGTACGAAGTCGGGCGCGAAGACGCCTCGGTGACGGTGGTCTTTATCCACGGCTACTGCCTATCCGCGGAATCCTATTATGATCAGGCCAATTACCTGCGCGATCGCAATGCCCGCGCGCTTCTAGTAGACTTTCGCGGCCACGGCCAGTCCACCACGGTCGGCCCTGAGGAGTGCACCATCGATGCGGCTGCCGACGACGTCCTCGCCGTCATCCGCGAGCGCGCTCCCCGCGGCAGCCTGGTCGTCGTGGGCCATTCTTTAGGCGGCATGGTTGCCTTAAACCTCATCCGCCGAGCACCTGCCGAGATTTATGAGCGCATAAAGGGAGCGCTGCTGATTTCTACTTCTATGCGCCGCTTTGCGGCCAAGGGCGTAGCGCAGATTTTGCAATCCAAGTCCCTGCACTCGCTCTACCGCCTGTGTCTACGCTTGCCCGGGCGTGTTGATAACGCTCGCTTTGAGGTTGCCCGCTTCATTGCCCCGCTTTTTGCGGCGACCTTGGCGGGCTTTCCCCAGATGGAGAAGTTGCAATTTCACGTTGCCATGCTTCTCGATACCCCCTTGGCCTCCTACTCCGGCTTCTTCGACGACCTTTTGGAGCACGCCGAATACGGCGCCGCAGAAAGACTGGCCCAACTTCAGGGCGAGGTGGTGGTGGGAACCGCCGATATCGTCACCCCGCGTTCGCAATCCGAAGTGTTGTGCCAGCATTGGCCCGCCGCTGATCTGCATACCGTTAAAGGTTCCGGGCACATGGTGATCCTGGAAGAGCCTGGAGCCATCTCCGAGGCGCTTGGCCGCGTCCTCGACGCCATCTCGGTCGGCCGCCAGTGA
- a CDS encoding DUF3052 domain-containing protein: MADAAVKLGIKEGQIALELGWDEDCDTAISESIEAVLGDDFLEEENDELCDVVLLWWREEDGDLVDGLVDASRPLADNGAVWLLTPGAGKPGTVEPGLISESAQLAGLVQTKAERLGEWQGSCLVQRGYTKK, from the coding sequence GTGGCTGACGCTGCAGTCAAGCTCGGAATCAAGGAAGGGCAAATCGCCCTGGAGCTTGGTTGGGACGAGGATTGCGATACCGCAATCTCTGAATCGATCGAGGCCGTGCTCGGCGATGATTTCTTGGAAGAGGAAAACGACGAGCTGTGCGATGTAGTCCTTCTTTGGTGGCGCGAAGAAGACGGTGACCTAGTGGATGGATTGGTGGACGCAAGCCGCCCACTGGCCGATAACGGCGCAGTCTGGCTGCTTACCCCAGGTGCCGGCAAGCCGGGAACCGTAGAACCCGGGCTCATCTCTGAGTCCGCTCAGCTAGCCGGTCTGGTGCAGACCAAGGCGGAGCGACTAGGCGAGTGGCAAGGCTCTTGCTTGGTGCAGCGCGGCTACACCAAGAAGTAG